The Henckelia pumila isolate YLH828 chromosome 2, ASM3356847v2, whole genome shotgun sequence genome includes a window with the following:
- the LOC140882603 gene encoding uncharacterized protein: MATIEFLLQVRYSKGKRNNIGCLFWLLARMVLLMRGVIASGHMGCHGPQSAQSDDRLLFRAAVEPLGGNTIFLCEMIKVIQADEKNRKLIFSEKILHHTITQVKILSSS, encoded by the exons ATGGCGACGATTGAGTTTCTACTACAAGTGCGCTATAGCAAGGGAAAACGCAACAATATTGGCTGCCTATTTTGGCTCTTGGCTAGGATGGTTCTCCTGATGCGAGGTGTCATTGCATCTGGTCATATGGGATGCCATG GCCCACAGAGTGCTCAAAGTGATGATCGCCTTCTTTTTCGAGCTGCTGTTGAGCCGCTGGGTGGGAATACAATTTTTCTTTGTGAAATGATCAAG GTTATCCAAGCAGATGAGAAAAACAGGAAATTAATATTCTCGGAAAAAATCCTGCACCACACCATCACACAG